One window of the Triticum dicoccoides isolate Atlit2015 ecotype Zavitan chromosome 3B, WEW_v2.0, whole genome shotgun sequence genome contains the following:
- the LOC119282460 gene encoding GPI-anchored protein LLG1-like isoform X2, with product MAVVVAFEVLAETRGLSIAARATSSLEQSAEQSPSIPPREPTLQRRAMALTRLLFPAAVLAWLSSGSASPSLSDRVSQAGTGSTGRRSLLQTKRDCPMDFESQNYTIITSRCKGPQSPPTECCDAFKKFACPFASYINNQSTNCASTMISYINFQGSYPAGMFSAECFKGKEGVSCEGVPGVDTAVPSSGRRAQGSSRHPLVTLLCGIGALLFH from the exons ATGGCGGTCGTCGTCGCCTTTGAAGTGCTAGCGGAGACGAGAGGTCTCTCCATAGCCGCCCGCGCCACTAGTTCTCTAGAGCAGAGTGCCGAGCAATCTCCGTCCATTCCCCCACGAGAACCCACCCTGCAGCGGCGAGCGATGGCGCTGACCCGGCTCCTCTTCCCTGCCGCCGTCCTGGCCTGGCTCTCCTCCGGCTCCGCGTCGCCCTCCCTGTCTG ACAGAGTGTCCCAGGCCGGCACCGGATCCACGGGGAGGAGGAGCTTGCTGCAGACCAAGAGGG ACTGCCCTATGGACTTTGAGTCCCAGAACTACACAATCATCACAAGCAGGTGCAAAGGGCCACAATCACCTCCTACGGAATGTTGTGATGCTTTCAAGAAATTTGCATGCCCATTTGCCTCCTACATCAACAACCAGAGCACTAACTGTGCAAGCACGATGATAAGCTACATCAACTTCCAAGGCTCGTACCCAGCAGGCATGTTCTCTGCTGAGTGCTTCAAAGGCAAGGAAGGGGTTTCTTGCGAAGGCGTTCCAGGGGTAGACACCGCCGTGCCAAGTAGTGGGCGACGAGCTCAAGGGAGTTCGCGACATCCTTTGGTCACTCTCTTGTGTGGAATAGGAGCATTGCTGTTCCATTGA
- the LOC119282460 gene encoding GPI-anchored protein LLG1-like isoform X1: MAVVVAFEVLAETRGLSIAARATSSLEQSAEQSPSIPPREPTLQRRAMALTRLLFPAAVLAWLSSGSASPSLSADRVSQAGTGSTGRRSLLQTKRDCPMDFESQNYTIITSRCKGPQSPPTECCDAFKKFACPFASYINNQSTNCASTMISYINFQGSYPAGMFSAECFKGKEGVSCEGVPGVDTAVPSSGRRAQGSSRHPLVTLLCGIGALLFH, encoded by the exons ATGGCGGTCGTCGTCGCCTTTGAAGTGCTAGCGGAGACGAGAGGTCTCTCCATAGCCGCCCGCGCCACTAGTTCTCTAGAGCAGAGTGCCGAGCAATCTCCGTCCATTCCCCCACGAGAACCCACCCTGCAGCGGCGAGCGATGGCGCTGACCCGGCTCCTCTTCCCTGCCGCCGTCCTGGCCTGGCTCTCCTCCGGCTCCGCGTCGCCCTCCCTGTCTG CAGACAGAGTGTCCCAGGCCGGCACCGGATCCACGGGGAGGAGGAGCTTGCTGCAGACCAAGAGGG ACTGCCCTATGGACTTTGAGTCCCAGAACTACACAATCATCACAAGCAGGTGCAAAGGGCCACAATCACCTCCTACGGAATGTTGTGATGCTTTCAAGAAATTTGCATGCCCATTTGCCTCCTACATCAACAACCAGAGCACTAACTGTGCAAGCACGATGATAAGCTACATCAACTTCCAAGGCTCGTACCCAGCAGGCATGTTCTCTGCTGAGTGCTTCAAAGGCAAGGAAGGGGTTTCTTGCGAAGGCGTTCCAGGGGTAGACACCGCCGTGCCAAGTAGTGGGCGACGAGCTCAAGGGAGTTCGCGACATCCTTTGGTCACTCTCTTGTGTGGAATAGGAGCATTGCTGTTCCATTGA